A region from the Aegilops tauschii subsp. strangulata cultivar AL8/78 chromosome 5, Aet v6.0, whole genome shotgun sequence genome encodes:
- the LOC109744068 gene encoding uncharacterized protein: protein MAPPATPLPFLVLLATLLAAAPLLPPAAAAEPEAFDVRRHLSTVTRYDVSRASNSVVSAPAISDECRVIHLNLVARHGTRAPTKKRIKELDRLAVRLGTLVDEAKQGPDTASLKKIPSWMKGWESRWKGRVKGGELVSEGEEELFNFANRVKERFQDLFDEEYHPDVYSIRATQVPRASASAVAFGLGLLSGKGKLGAGNNRAFSVLSESRASDICLRFFDSCKTYKDYRKRKEPDVDKQKEPILEHVTSALVSRYHLKFTTQDVSSLWFLCKQEASLLNITNQACQLFNEDEVHLLEWTDDLEGFVLKGYGESINYKMGLPLLKDVVQSMEEAIIAKEENFPDGTYEKARLRFAHAETLVPFTCLLGLFLEGSDFEKIQREEPLDLPPMPPQRRNWKGALVAPFASNNMLALYQCPGNDGKKTSQDQKNSYFVQVLHNEAPVSMPGCGNKDLCPFEEFKEKIVKPHLEHDYDMLCKKPVAAADEEPSSFSSKLNFFLDLLSRKGYRVKGQDVKTEL from the exons ATGGCTCCTCCGGCCACGCCTCTCCCCTTCCTCGTCCTCCTCGCCACGCTCCTCGCGGCCGCCCCCCTCttgccgccggcggcggcggccgagccCGAGGCCTTCGACGTCCGCCGCCACCTCTCCACCGTCACCAG GTACGATGTGTCCAGGGCGTCCAACAGCGTGGTCTCCGCGCCGGCTATCTCCGACGAGTGCCGCGTGATCCACCTCAATCTCGTC GCAAGACATGGGACTCGTGCTCCTACCAAGAAGAGAATCAAGGAGTTGGATAGGCTGGCTGTGCGGTTGGGGACTTTAGTGGATGAGGCAAAACAAGGACCTGACACTGCTTCTCTGAAGAAAATTCCATCATGGATGAAGGGGTGGGAGTCACGTTGGAAGGGTAGGGTCAAAGGGGGTGAACTGGTTAGCGAAGGTGAGGAAGAGCTGTTCAATTTTGCCAACCGAGTGAAGGAGAGGTTTCAAGACCTGTTTGATGAGGAATATCATCCAGACGTGTACTCAATAAGAGCAACCCAG GTTCCTCGAGCATCAGCTAGTGCAGTAGCATTTGGTTTGGGGCTACTTTCTGGGAAAGGAAAGCTTGGAGCAGGAAATAACCGTGCCTTCTCTGTTCTGAGCGAGAGTCGTGCAAGTGATATTTGTCTGCGATTCTTTGATAGCTGTAAAACATACAAG GACTACAGGAAAAGAAAGGAACCTGATGTTGACAAGCAAAAGGAACCAATTCTAGAACATGTCACATCTGCTTTAGTCAGCCGTTATCACCTCAAGTTTACAACACAGGATGTTTCTTCCCTCTGGTTCCTCTGCAAACAG GAAGCATCTTTACTGAATATTACCAATCAAGCTTGTCAACTTTTCAATGAAGATGAG GTTCATTTGCTAGAGTGGACAGATGATTTGGAGGGTTTTGTGCTTAAAGGTTATGGTGAGTCAATAAACTACAAAATGGGACTGCCATTGCTCAAGGATGTTGTCCAATCAATGGAAGAAGCAATCATAGCTAAAGAAG AGAACTTCCCTGATGGTACGTATGAGAAGGCAAGGCTCCGATTTGCACACGCAGAAACTCTTGTTCCTTTCACATGTCTACTAGGTCTTTTTCTTGAAGGATCAG ATTTTGAGAAGATACAGCGGGAGGAGCCATTGGATCTACCTCCGATGCCACCACAGAGAAGAAATTGGAAGGGCGCACTTGTAGCACCTTTTGCTAGCAACAATATGTTGGCTTTATACCAATGCCCTGGCAATGATGGCAAAAAAACATCTCAGGACcaaaaaaattcatattttgtgcaAGTTCTACACAATGAAGCCCCAGTTTCGATGCCG GGCTGCGGCAACAAGGATTTATGCCCGTTCGAGGAGTTCAAG GAAAAGATAGTGAAGCCGCACCTGGAGCACGACTACGATATGCTATGCAAGAAGCCGGTGGCGGCAGCAGACGAGGAGCCATCCTCTTTCAGCTCCAAGCTCAACTTCTTCCTGGACCTGCTCTCGCGGAAAGGTTACCGTGTAAAGGGGCAAGATGTTAAGACGGAACTGTAG
- the LOC109744062 gene encoding uncharacterized protein, translating into MEVTFETTQGRRFTVEIWYLSTVRRIKEYILKQEGIPVESQRLFFHGQELEDDRDTQHYPIVEGSHVSVFLEKAEMEDHKELAQFNPPADGMEMEVRVVVRQPPPPPVCNDGNGVAKVNKPQQRMSVEVKWGAKAVTLEVSDMDAVKELRAELGSAAPHLLLPDDGAYFFIYKQNVMEEERTLRWHDVKSGDTIEIFNGRVTGGA; encoded by the exons ATGGAGGTGACGTTCGAGACGACGCAGGGTCGCCGATTCACCGTCGAGATTTGGTACTTGTCCACCGTGCGGAGGATCAAGGAGTACATCCTGAAGCAGGAGGGCATCCCCGTGGAGTCCCAGCGCCTCTTCTTCCATGGCCAGGAGCTCGAGGACGACCGCGACACCCAGCACTACCCCATCGTGGAGGGATCCCAC GTGAGCGTGTTCTTGGAGAAGGCGGAGATGGAGGATCACAAGGAGCTGGCGCAGTTCAACCCGCCGGCCGACGGGATGGAGATGGAGGTGCGCGTGGTCGtgcgccagccgccgccgccgccagtgTGCAACGACGGGAACGGGGTGGCCAAGGTTAACAAGCCGCAGCAGCGGATGTCTGTGGAGGTGAAGTGGGGCGCCAAGGCCGTGACGTTGGAGGTGAGCGACATGGACGCCGTCAAGGAGCTGCGGGCGGAGCTGGGCAGCGCGGCGCCGCACCTCCTCCTGCCGGACGACGGCGCCTACTTCTTCATCTACAAGCAGAATGTCATGGAGGAGGAGCGCACGCTGCGCTGGCACGACGTCAAGAGCGGCGACACCATCGAGATCTTCAACGGCAGGGTCACCGGAGGCGCTTGA